The proteins below are encoded in one region of Effusibacillus dendaii:
- a CDS encoding ABC transporter ATP-binding protein has protein sequence MIRIEDLTKKYGKYTAVSHLNLQIPSGSVFGFVGPNGAGKTTTMLILATLLEPTEGKVYVGDFEVTENPAAVRRLIGYMPDFFGVYDNLKVTEYLDFYAGAYQIPREKRPSLIGSLLELVNLSDKADSYVDHLSRGMKQRLGLARSLVHDPQLLILDEPASGLDPRARIEMKEILKELRRMGKTILISSHILPELAEMCTDIGVIEAGKLVAVGSVDQIAAKVYGNRLLKIRLLPSVSESDLKRVTDFLQPKYRILQNRSVPNEIQIAFDGTEAEQAEFLKMLIDQRIPVVSLSEDSGNLEDIFLAITKGVGS, from the coding sequence ATGATACGGATCGAGGATTTGACCAAAAAATACGGGAAGTACACTGCTGTATCCCATCTCAACCTGCAAATTCCGAGCGGATCCGTATTCGGATTTGTGGGACCAAACGGGGCTGGGAAGACGACCACCATGTTGATTCTTGCCACGCTGCTGGAGCCGACCGAGGGAAAGGTGTACGTAGGGGATTTTGAGGTGACGGAAAATCCGGCTGCTGTGCGCAGGTTGATTGGCTACATGCCCGACTTTTTTGGAGTGTATGACAATCTGAAAGTAACTGAATATCTCGACTTTTACGCGGGAGCTTATCAAATTCCGCGTGAAAAAAGACCGAGCTTGATCGGAAGTTTACTTGAATTGGTGAATCTGAGCGATAAGGCAGATTCCTATGTGGATCACCTGTCGCGCGGGATGAAACAGCGCCTGGGGCTGGCAAGGAGTCTGGTGCATGATCCGCAGCTGCTGATCCTTGATGAACCGGCATCCGGGCTCGATCCGCGAGCTCGCATCGAAATGAAGGAGATTTTAAAAGAGCTTCGCCGAATGGGAAAAACCATTCTGATCAGTTCTCATATCCTTCCCGAATTGGCGGAGATGTGCACCGACATCGGCGTGATCGAGGCTGGAAAGCTGGTGGCGGTGGGGAGTGTCGACCAGATTGCGGCTAAGGTATATGGAAACCGTCTTTTAAAAATCCGCCTGCTGCCATCTGTCAGTGAATCGGATTTAAAACGGGTGACCGATTTCCTGCAGCCCAAATACCGCATTTTGCAAAACCGTTCCGTACCGAACGAAATACAGATCGCGTTTGACGGAACGGAGGCGGAACAGGCGGAATTTTTGAAAATGCTGATTGACCAGAGGATTCCGGTCGTCAGTCTGTCGGAAGACAGCGGAAACCTGGAAGATATTTTCCTGGCGATTACAAAAGGAGTGGGATCATGA
- a CDS encoding cobalamin B12-binding domain-containing protein: MEQKIRVLVAKPGLDGHDRGALVIAQGLRDEGMEVIYTGLRQTPEQIVAAAIQEDVSVIGLSSLSGAHLELFPEVVRLLKEQGIDDVLVIGGGVIPDEDIPLLKQAGIDEIFTPGTPIKKTADFIRSHLKKGAVS; the protein is encoded by the coding sequence ATGGAGCAGAAAATTCGCGTTTTGGTCGCAAAACCGGGATTGGACGGACATGATCGGGGGGCTTTGGTAATTGCGCAGGGATTGCGGGATGAAGGGATGGAAGTGATTTATACAGGACTTCGGCAGACGCCGGAACAGATCGTGGCGGCAGCCATTCAGGAAGACGTCAGTGTGATCGGCCTGTCTTCCTTGTCGGGCGCTCATCTGGAACTGTTCCCGGAAGTGGTGCGGTTGTTGAAGGAGCAGGGGATCGACGATGTACTGGTGATTGGCGGCGGTGTGATTCCTGACGAAGACATACCGCTCTTGAAGCAGGCAGGGATTGATGAGATTTTCACGCCGGGAACGCCGATTAAGAAGACAGCCGATTTTATCCGGAGTCATCTCAAGAAAGGGGCGGTTTCATGA
- the mce gene encoding methylmalonyl-CoA epimerase — MIPPLKIDHLGIAVASIEKTLPLYEGPIGLKVIHEEVIADQKVRAVFLQVGESTVELLEPTSPDSPIAVFLEKKGPGIHHVAYAVEDIAAKLAEAKAAGIRLIDEQPRPGGHGKMIAFLHPKDTFGVLTEYCQRIE; from the coding sequence ATGATTCCCCCTTTAAAAATCGATCATCTCGGCATTGCCGTTGCAAGTATTGAAAAGACGCTGCCGCTTTATGAAGGGCCGATCGGTCTGAAAGTGATCCATGAAGAAGTGATTGCCGATCAGAAAGTGCGGGCCGTTTTTCTGCAGGTAGGGGAAAGTACGGTGGAACTGCTGGAACCGACCTCACCGGACAGTCCCATTGCGGTTTTTCTTGAGAAAAAAGGGCCTGGCATCCACCATGTGGCCTATGCGGTTGAGGATATCGCAGCGAAATTGGCGGAAGCGAAAGCGGCCGGAATCCGGTTGATCGACGAGCAGCCGCGTCCCGGCGGACATGGCAAAATGATTGCCTTCCTGCATCCAAAAGATACGTTTGGCGTGTTGACCGAATATTGTCAGCGAATCGAATAA
- a CDS encoding acyl-CoA carboxylase subunit beta → MEERRRKVELGGGDKRIGQQHDKGKLTARERIDILLDEGTFRELNPFIEHRGSHFGMADVEAPGEGVVTGWGKINGRIVYVFAQDFTVFGGALGEMHAKKIAAVMDLAAKNGCPIIGLNDSGGARIQEGVSSLDGYGHIFYRNSIYSGLIPQISVIMGPCAGGAVYSPAITDFIFMVEKTSQMFITGPKVIETVTGEKISAEDLGGAKAQSSISGVAHFTGPTEEDVLNEVRRLLAFLPENNMEEPPRVQAPDDDGWLEELLDVVPVDGTKVYDVRDVIHLLADNGDFMEVQATFAKNAVVGFARIDGQPVGIVANQPKFLAGGLDIDSSDKIARFIRFCDSFNLPLITFEDVTGFIPGVMQEHRGIIRHGAKILYAYSEATVPKITIILRKAYGGAYVAMNSKAIGADLVYAWPTGEVAVMGPEGAANIIFAREIAESQDPAATRAAKIAEYKEKFANPYVAAASGMVDDVIDPRETRRKLKEALELLRNKRETRPPKKHGNIPL, encoded by the coding sequence ATGGAAGAACGCCGCCGCAAGGTAGAATTAGGGGGCGGCGACAAACGAATCGGGCAGCAGCATGATAAGGGAAAGTTGACCGCCCGGGAGCGGATCGACATTCTGCTTGATGAAGGAACATTTCGTGAGTTAAACCCGTTTATTGAGCATCGCGGCTCTCACTTTGGCATGGCGGATGTGGAGGCTCCCGGCGAGGGGGTCGTGACCGGTTGGGGGAAAATCAACGGTCGGATCGTGTATGTTTTCGCACAGGATTTTACGGTGTTTGGCGGCGCGCTTGGGGAAATGCATGCCAAAAAAATTGCGGCCGTCATGGATTTGGCCGCTAAAAACGGCTGTCCGATCATCGGCTTGAACGATTCGGGCGGAGCCCGCATTCAGGAAGGGGTTTCGTCGCTCGATGGGTATGGGCATATTTTTTATCGGAACTCTATCTATTCCGGCTTGATTCCGCAAATTTCCGTGATTATGGGCCCCTGTGCGGGCGGTGCGGTGTACTCACCGGCGATCACAGACTTTATTTTTATGGTGGAAAAAACATCGCAGATGTTTATTACAGGACCGAAAGTGATTGAAACGGTGACCGGCGAGAAAATTTCCGCGGAAGACCTGGGTGGCGCGAAAGCGCAGTCGAGCATATCGGGTGTCGCCCATTTTACCGGTCCGACGGAGGAGGATGTATTAAACGAAGTACGCCGTCTTCTTGCGTTTCTGCCAGAAAACAATATGGAAGAACCGCCGCGCGTACAAGCCCCGGATGATGACGGTTGGCTGGAGGAACTGCTCGATGTGGTGCCGGTTGATGGCACGAAAGTGTACGATGTGCGCGATGTAATTCATTTGTTGGCAGACAATGGAGATTTTATGGAAGTACAGGCCACGTTTGCGAAAAATGCGGTGGTGGGGTTTGCTCGAATTGACGGTCAACCGGTGGGCATTGTCGCCAACCAGCCGAAGTTTCTGGCGGGCGGCCTGGATATCGATTCGTCTGACAAAATTGCCCGTTTTATCCGTTTCTGCGACTCGTTCAATCTGCCGCTGATCACGTTTGAAGACGTGACCGGCTTTATCCCTGGCGTAATGCAGGAACACCGCGGCATTATCCGACATGGCGCGAAAATCCTGTACGCGTATTCGGAAGCGACCGTACCGAAAATAACGATCATCTTGCGGAAGGCGTATGGCGGCGCTTACGTCGCGATGAACTCGAAAGCAATCGGGGCCGATCTGGTATACGCATGGCCGACCGGTGAAGTGGCGGTAATGGGGCCGGAAGGGGCAGCCAACATTATTTTTGCCAGAGAGATTGCGGAGAGCCAAGATCCGGCGGCGACAAGAGCAGCCAAGATCGCCGAATACAAAGAAAAATTTGCCAATCCTTATGTGGCGGCCGCGTCCGGTATGGTGGACGACGTGATCGATCCGCGTGAAACGCGCCGCAAGCTGAAAGAAGCGCTCGAATTGCTGCGCAACAAACGGGAAACCAGACCGCCGAAAAAACACGGCAATATCCCGTTGTAG
- a CDS encoding Abi family protein — translation MLGGLIIEDEDFAIRTLKRINYYRLNAYGLSLKQNDPYHPGITFNQIYALYEFDHRFRYLIMEMTEQVEIAFRTHIAYHIAHSYGALGHLESVHFENPVYHEAFLVELNKEVRRSHEIFIKHHFEKYEGKIPIWVAVEVLSFGALSKLFSNLKNEDKNDIAKNNYRVPAIYLESWLKCLSYVRNICAHLKN, via the coding sequence ATTCTCGGGGGTCTCATTATTGAAGATGAAGATTTCGCAATCCGAACGTTAAAGAGAATCAATTACTACCGCCTCAACGCATATGGGTTAAGTCTCAAGCAAAATGACCCATACCATCCGGGCATAACATTTAATCAAATATACGCATTGTATGAATTTGACCATCGCTTTCGCTACTTAATTATGGAAATGACCGAACAGGTAGAAATCGCTTTTCGTACTCATATTGCTTACCATATTGCTCATTCATACGGTGCTTTGGGTCATTTGGAATCAGTTCATTTTGAAAATCCAGTATACCACGAGGCTTTTCTTGTTGAGTTAAATAAGGAAGTTAGACGATCCCACGAAATATTCATTAAGCACCATTTCGAAAAATACGAAGGAAAAATACCTATCTGGGTAGCCGTTGAAGTATTGTCATTTGGTGCACTATCAAAACTTTTTTCCAATCTGAAAAACGAAGATAAAAATGATATTGCTAAAAACAATTATCGAGTACCTGCAATTTATCTTGAAAGTTGGCTAAAATGTCTGTCCTATGTGCGTAATATATGTGCACATCTAAAAAACTAA
- a CDS encoding ABC transporter permease, with protein MNPVLLKEFRQRWRTFKTPLIIFLYLLVVGVIAWFVMFQEVSRQGYLPIGSSSDLFLALSLLQMGLIAFVAPGLTAGSVSGERERQTLSVLLTTQLSPASIVVHKLLSSIVFIVLLIVATLPVYAVVLLYGGVSPLQLLGTFGMMILLILFCGSFGVLCSVWSKRTSVSTVITYGCLFVFLAGAPLLSTLTEDWFLHGMRYPNHPFVQNNPFVHSLPVIFEGISPPMMLIHMFHPRQFPTTGVEGLAINYWIQNPWPIFLITLPVLIILFVLLSIYLLHPVRPKIAWRKRSAV; from the coding sequence ATGAATCCGGTATTATTAAAAGAGTTTCGGCAGCGGTGGCGAACCTTCAAGACGCCTTTGATCATTTTTCTTTATTTGCTTGTTGTGGGCGTGATTGCTTGGTTTGTTATGTTTCAGGAAGTTTCCAGACAAGGCTATTTACCGATCGGGTCGAGCTCCGATTTGTTTCTCGCGCTGTCTTTATTGCAAATGGGGTTGATTGCATTCGTGGCGCCTGGCCTGACGGCTGGGTCTGTAAGCGGGGAAAGGGAGCGCCAAACGTTAAGCGTCCTGTTGACGACCCAGCTTTCGCCTGCATCGATTGTCGTTCATAAATTGCTTTCTTCGATCGTATTTATCGTCTTGCTGATTGTAGCCACACTGCCGGTTTACGCCGTCGTGCTGCTGTATGGCGGAGTATCGCCGTTGCAATTGTTGGGAACGTTTGGCATGATGATTTTGCTTATCCTGTTTTGCGGATCGTTTGGTGTGCTGTGCTCCGTCTGGTCGAAACGAACAAGTGTCAGCACGGTAATCACGTACGGCTGTTTGTTTGTGTTCCTGGCAGGCGCTCCGCTCCTGTCCACTTTGACAGAAGATTGGTTTTTGCACGGCATGCGGTATCCGAATCATCCATTTGTGCAAAACAATCCGTTTGTTCATTCACTGCCCGTTATTTTTGAGGGAATAAGCCCGCCGATGATGCTGATCCATATGTTTCATCCACGCCAATTCCCGACTACAGGCGTGGAAGGATTGGCCATCAACTATTGGATTCAGAATCCCTGGCCCATTTTCCTAATCACTTTGCCCGTATTGATCATTTTGTTCGTACTTCTCAGCATTTATCTGCTGCATCCGGTACGCCCGAAGATCGCATGGAGAAAACGTTCCGCCGTTTGA
- a CDS encoding acyl-CoA mutase large subunit family protein has product MSDFNEKLDAWQRKVEKAVAKFPERKRRFTTSSDLEVDRLYIPKENGEQQTYLEKLGFPGEYPFTRGIQPTMYRGRYWTMRQYAGFGSAEETNERFRYLLKQGQTGLSTAFDLPTQIGYDADHPMARGEVGKVGVSISSLVDMETLLKGIPLDKVSTSMTINAPASVLLAMYIAVGEKQGVSSDKLTGTIQNDILKEYVARGTYIYPPAPSMRLITNIFEYCADKVPNWNTISISGYHIREAGSTAVQEVAFTISNAIAYVQAAVDAGLPVDKFAPRLSFFFNAHNNFMEEIAKFRAARRIWAKIMRHRFKAEDPKSWQLRFHTQTGGSTLTAQQPDNNIVRVTIQALAAVLGGTQSLHTNSRDEALALPTEDSARIALRTQQIIAYESGVADTIDPLGGSYYIESLTDEIEKEVMRYIEKIDEMGGAVTAIEQGYMQREIQQASYRTQMAIESGEDVVVGMNKFTIENEPQPELLRVNPALGKIQAERLAKLRSERNNEEVQTKLQALKTAAEGQDNLMPYILDAVRVYATTGEICDVMRSVFGEYRPSLF; this is encoded by the coding sequence GTGTCGGATTTTAACGAAAAATTGGACGCATGGCAGCGAAAAGTAGAGAAAGCGGTTGCAAAATTTCCGGAACGAAAGCGGCGCTTCACCACGTCCAGCGATCTGGAAGTAGACCGGCTATACATACCCAAAGAGAATGGCGAGCAGCAAACATATTTGGAAAAGCTGGGTTTTCCCGGCGAATACCCGTTCACACGCGGTATTCAACCGACCATGTATCGCGGACGATACTGGACGATGCGGCAGTATGCCGGATTTGGATCAGCGGAAGAGACGAATGAACGGTTCCGTTATCTGCTCAAACAGGGCCAAACCGGTCTGTCCACCGCGTTTGATTTGCCTACCCAGATCGGTTATGATGCTGACCACCCGATGGCACGCGGTGAAGTGGGCAAAGTAGGCGTTTCGATTTCTTCGCTGGTCGATATGGAGACGCTGCTCAAAGGAATCCCGCTCGACAAGGTCAGTACTTCGATGACAATCAACGCACCTGCATCCGTTTTGCTGGCGATGTATATTGCGGTTGGCGAGAAGCAGGGCGTCTCTTCCGACAAGCTCACCGGTACCATTCAAAATGATATTCTGAAAGAGTATGTGGCGCGCGGCACATACATCTATCCACCGGCACCGTCCATGCGATTAATCACCAACATATTTGAGTATTGTGCAGACAAGGTGCCAAACTGGAACACCATATCCATTTCCGGTTATCATATTCGGGAAGCGGGTTCCACTGCCGTACAGGAAGTGGCGTTCACGATTTCGAATGCGATTGCTTATGTACAGGCAGCTGTTGATGCCGGTTTGCCGGTTGACAAATTTGCTCCCCGCTTGTCATTTTTCTTTAATGCGCATAATAATTTCATGGAAGAAATTGCAAAATTCAGAGCAGCGAGACGCATCTGGGCAAAGATTATGAGGCATCGTTTCAAGGCGGAGGATCCGAAATCCTGGCAACTTCGTTTCCACACCCAGACGGGTGGTTCTACATTGACCGCCCAACAGCCTGACAATAATATCGTACGGGTCACAATCCAGGCATTGGCAGCTGTTTTGGGAGGTACGCAGAGCCTGCATACCAACTCACGGGATGAAGCGCTGGCTTTGCCGACGGAAGACTCTGCGCGGATTGCACTGCGCACGCAACAGATTATCGCGTACGAAAGCGGTGTGGCTGACACGATCGACCCGCTTGGCGGCTCCTACTATATTGAATCATTGACGGATGAAATTGAAAAAGAGGTTATGCGGTACATCGAAAAAATCGACGAGATGGGCGGCGCTGTAACAGCTATCGAGCAAGGCTACATGCAGCGGGAAATCCAGCAGGCATCCTATCGGACGCAAATGGCAATAGAGTCGGGTGAAGATGTTGTAGTCGGCATGAACAAATTTACGATTGAAAATGAGCCGCAGCCGGAATTGCTGCGCGTGAATCCGGCGCTTGGCAAAATTCAGGCGGAGCGTTTGGCCAAGCTTCGTTCCGAGCGAAACAATGAGGAAGTTCAAACGAAACTGCAGGCGTTAAAAACGGCGGCGGAAGGGCAGGACAATCTGATGCCGTATATATTGGACGCAGTTCGCGTCTATGCTACAACAGGCGAAATCTGTGATGTAATGCGCTCTGTATTTGGCGAATATCGACCCTCCCTGTTTTAG
- a CDS encoding DUF4350 domain-containing protein, producing MKMIYMIVRLSLLLLVVGLWPTQSWAANNEDSLILSVETGINGLYKGESLIPVKVTLTSRYDNFSGTVQVSHRYVDAANYEKPITVAAGKSANVTFQLSAAILNQDGRVIVKSNGTPVTEQPFKSNPFNGVLVGTVGEKGLFSFLDRQDAANQIGIAVTSLQAEDVASPDSLRNLDLLVLNDPNFTLSEEQAKAVSNWVELGGTLIVGSVSNSLKDLPSFVRLLPMQMDGQITANLQSLSRYTDGSPIDGSVTVGKAVTVNGNKLIEDNGIPIIADKKVGSGRVIQTAFDLQAGPLANWSGNQELWGRILSLQGFDMQYREHNFNNIWNLLNVSQYFPQLQLFSVKTISIAMLFYMVLIGPGLYLFLRRKDKREWGWGALPAISLTLTAVILVYGFASHKSKVYTQAVGVINITDSNYAKVESVQSFVVPNGGVYRVEAVTGSYLQPQVQLNRLADFRVTEDHLHPAVEFQDVEYMTTRSVAVTAPLRDAGSIEGRLALKGDRLVGMISNKSRFNLKDVRLVVGMKTAVLPDLPIGKTQEVNISLQPQSFTEQSFRPEPVNPARAVPAMQGVAISYPDKFGGNPAGIQKLSEGLVPVDAGLNLLKNQRYSQIAQYAAMREPFAPGTLKLAGWTEESANVASVPNQANEPGALFLVLQDLPVDFLPNEKVSIPSELLPSRIVTHTGIRDWGFPYRSPVLGRGDAVSEVVFPAANSFRIDRVQLQYSPFTKETPKSLQYQLRNWQTGRWDDLKTDGTTTFSAAEIAPYLKNGNLLQVRINNQTTTDLPVVEPVITVEGEAKS from the coding sequence ATGAAGATGATCTACATGATAGTTCGCCTGTCGCTCCTGCTGCTCGTGGTCGGGCTTTGGCCGACACAGTCGTGGGCAGCCAATAATGAGGATTCCCTCATTTTATCAGTGGAGACAGGAATTAACGGGCTTTATAAAGGAGAATCCCTGATACCGGTTAAAGTGACCCTCACGAGCCGATATGACAATTTTTCGGGAACGGTGCAGGTTTCTCACCGGTATGTGGATGCGGCCAATTATGAAAAACCGATTACCGTTGCTGCCGGGAAATCCGCCAATGTGACTTTCCAGCTGTCGGCCGCCATTTTGAACCAAGATGGAAGAGTAATTGTAAAGAGCAACGGCACACCTGTTACAGAACAGCCATTTAAATCAAATCCCTTTAACGGTGTATTGGTGGGAACCGTCGGAGAGAAAGGCTTGTTCTCCTTTCTTGATCGGCAAGATGCGGCAAATCAGATTGGAATTGCGGTGACATCCCTGCAGGCGGAAGATGTTGCCTCTCCCGACTCACTGCGCAATCTCGATTTGTTAGTGCTGAATGATCCGAACTTCACGCTGTCGGAGGAGCAGGCAAAAGCGGTGTCCAACTGGGTGGAACTGGGAGGCACCTTGATCGTCGGATCGGTCTCTAACTCCTTAAAAGACTTGCCCTCTTTCGTTCGTTTGCTCCCTATGCAAATGGACGGCCAGATCACGGCGAACTTGCAATCGTTAAGCCGCTATACAGACGGGAGTCCGATCGACGGCAGTGTGACGGTCGGCAAAGCGGTTACGGTAAATGGCAATAAACTGATTGAAGATAACGGAATCCCCATTATCGCTGACAAAAAGGTAGGAAGCGGCCGGGTGATCCAAACGGCTTTCGATTTGCAGGCCGGCCCATTGGCCAATTGGTCAGGAAATCAAGAGTTGTGGGGTCGAATTTTGTCCCTGCAGGGATTTGATATGCAGTACAGGGAACATAACTTCAACAATATCTGGAACTTGTTGAATGTCAGCCAGTATTTTCCGCAGTTGCAGCTGTTTTCTGTAAAAACGATCAGCATTGCCATGTTGTTCTATATGGTGCTGATCGGTCCCGGTCTTTATCTTTTCCTTCGGCGAAAAGACAAACGGGAATGGGGATGGGGTGCGCTGCCTGCCATCTCTTTGACATTGACAGCCGTCATTCTGGTGTACGGGTTTGCTTCTCATAAATCAAAGGTCTATACGCAAGCTGTCGGTGTGATAAACATTACCGATTCAAATTACGCCAAAGTGGAATCTGTGCAATCTTTTGTCGTGCCAAACGGCGGCGTGTATCGGGTCGAGGCGGTAACTGGATCGTATCTGCAGCCGCAAGTACAGTTGAACCGTCTTGCCGATTTCCGGGTAACGGAAGATCATTTGCATCCGGCGGTTGAATTTCAGGACGTGGAGTATATGACCACTCGTTCGGTCGCGGTCACCGCACCCCTGAGAGACGCCGGTTCGATTGAAGGCAGGCTGGCTCTGAAGGGTGACAGACTGGTCGGCATGATCTCCAACAAAAGCCGGTTTAACCTGAAGGATGTTCGGCTTGTAGTGGGTATGAAAACGGCTGTTCTGCCCGACTTGCCAATCGGTAAAACGCAGGAAGTGAATATCAGTTTGCAGCCGCAATCGTTTACCGAACAATCGTTCCGTCCGGAACCCGTTAATCCGGCTCGTGCGGTTCCCGCGATGCAGGGCGTAGCGATTTCATATCCGGATAAGTTCGGGGGAAATCCTGCAGGAATTCAAAAGCTGAGTGAAGGATTAGTACCTGTTGACGCAGGGCTGAACCTGTTAAAAAATCAACGGTACTCGCAGATTGCCCAGTATGCTGCAATGCGCGAACCTTTCGCGCCGGGAACGTTGAAATTGGCGGGGTGGACGGAAGAGTCGGCGAACGTCGCATCCGTTCCCAACCAGGCCAATGAACCGGGTGCGTTGTTTCTGGTTCTGCAGGATCTGCCAGTAGATTTTCTGCCGAATGAAAAAGTATCGATTCCTTCTGAACTGCTGCCATCTCGCATCGTGACGCATACAGGCATTCGGGATTGGGGATTTCCCTACAGATCGCCTGTTTTGGGGAGAGGCGACGCGGTTAGCGAAGTGGTGTTTCCTGCCGCCAACTCGTTCCGGATTGACCGCGTACAGCTACAGTACTCGCCATTTACGAAGGAAACGCCGAAATCACTGCAATACCAATTGCGAAATTGGCAAACTGGCCGCTGGGACGACTTGAAAACTGACGGTACGACCACATTTAGCGCTGCAGAAATAGCCCCCTATTTAAAAAACGGCAATCTGCTGCAAGTTCGTATCAACAATCAGACGACAACCGATCTCCCTGTTGTGGAACCGGTCATTACCGTGGAAGGGGAGGCGAAATCATGA
- a CDS encoding M20/M25/M40 family metallo-hydrolase, which yields MVNRERLLQEFIELVQIASHSRNERQMADTLIAKLKPYGVEIQEDDTAAKVNGNTGNLICRLAGDSSKPTLLFTCHMDTVQPGEGIQPQVADGRITSDGTTILGADDKAGVAGLLEMVRVLQEQKLPHGNLILLFTVCEEVGLLGSRNLSPDWMKDADYGFAFDSNGSIGEIVTQGPSQAKLEVVIHGKTAHAGVNPEAGISAIKLASQAISRMKLGRIDAETTANIGTINGGTATNIVPERVDIVAEARSLNADKLNEQTAQMKAAFEQAAQEAGGRAEVTITNMYPAFRFTEQDPVVQIAAKAAEQIGVTAKTLASGGGSDANVLNGLGVPTVNLAIGYENIHTVNESIRIDDLEKAAQLMVAVTQSV from the coding sequence ATGGTCAATAGGGAACGATTGCTGCAGGAATTTATAGAATTGGTGCAGATTGCCAGTCATTCACGCAACGAACGGCAGATGGCCGACACGCTGATCGCCAAATTGAAGCCATACGGGGTGGAGATACAGGAAGATGATACGGCGGCCAAAGTGAATGGCAACACGGGCAATCTGATTTGCCGACTGGCGGGCGATTCCAGCAAACCGACTCTTCTGTTTACCTGCCATATGGACACTGTGCAGCCGGGTGAAGGGATTCAGCCGCAGGTTGCAGACGGCCGGATCACGTCTGATGGCACCACCATATTGGGAGCGGACGATAAAGCAGGGGTAGCGGGATTGCTCGAAATGGTTCGCGTGTTGCAGGAACAGAAACTGCCGCACGGCAATCTGATTTTGCTGTTTACAGTGTGTGAAGAGGTTGGACTGCTTGGTTCCCGCAATCTAAGCCCTGATTGGATGAAAGACGCAGATTATGGTTTCGCGTTTGACAGTAACGGTTCGATTGGGGAAATTGTTACGCAGGGACCTTCACAAGCCAAATTGGAGGTAGTGATTCACGGTAAAACAGCACACGCCGGCGTCAATCCGGAGGCGGGAATATCGGCTATCAAGCTGGCCAGTCAGGCTATTTCACGAATGAAACTGGGGCGGATTGATGCGGAAACAACCGCCAATATCGGCACAATTAACGGAGGAACCGCTACAAACATTGTGCCGGAACGGGTGGACATTGTGGCGGAAGCGCGCAGTCTGAACGCTGATAAGTTGAATGAACAGACCGCCCAGATGAAAGCCGCTTTTGAACAGGCTGCACAGGAAGCAGGTGGTCGCGCGGAAGTCACCATTACCAACATGTATCCCGCTTTCCGGTTTACCGAGCAAGACCCGGTTGTACAAATCGCTGCCAAAGCGGCAGAACAAATCGGCGTAACAGCCAAAACGCTCGCATCAGGCGGCGGCAGCGATGCAAACGTGTTGAACGGATTGGGTGTACCTACTGTCAATCTGGCGATCGGCTATGAAAATATACATACGGTGAACGAATCGATCCGAATTGACGATCTGGAAAAAGCGGCCCAGTTGATGGTGGCCGTCACCCAATCGGTATAA